atctGCTGCGTGTCATATGACAGATCCGACATGGTAAAACTAAACAATTTCGTATATGGAACGCTTCAGGGGTCAATTGGACTGGAGAATTAGCTGCTCGTCGTTCAAAGGAAAAATGAAGTTCAGTATATTATGGCTGAAGATACAAACTTCTAAATTCACGCTTAAACTCTTTTAGACTACTTTGTATGTAATTTCTCATTTTCATACAAGGCATGAGATCACCTTAAGCAacctatgttgctcagactctcaAAAATAAGGATCAGATACACAACCGTCGATATTATTTAAGAGTTCGAGCAACATAGATGCTAACCGAAAGTTTATCAAAAGGCTCTCTAAGAGAAATAAACAAATACCTTGTTCAAATAGTTCAGCTGCAAAAGGCAAAAGATGATAACAAACACAGTAAATAACCATGTCTGGTAATATTTGAACTGATTCTTTCCTTCAAATGTGAGCTTAAGCGCGATTCCGACTGCTTTCACTCCCATGACCTGAGTAATCGTAATCACAAGACAAAACACGAGCGATAAGCATATGAAAGAACCATGAACTACTGCAGGTGCAAATACATAAAAAGGGAGAACATACTGACCGTGAGAGACCCCGTGAGAGAACAGATTCCGATGTAAATGACCATATACCTCTGCCCGTATTTAGGCACAAACCGGAAAATAAGGACAAGCACAGCCACCACGACTACACATGTGTATATAATGAATCCTGTTCTTCTCAAATACACATTCGTTAAGCAATGTTCCAACTTAAAGGATTTCACAATATAGGGAAACGCCAACGCTTGTAAAGGCAACATTTACCACACTTACTTCTCTACAACAACAAATCCGTTTCTATCCTAAGCAAGTTGGGGTCAGTAATATGAACTTTCACTGAAAATGAAAGAATGTAACTGAGATTGCATTTTGGAAATACCTGCTTCTGATGCTAGGTGCCAAACGTCCATGACGGATTCAATTTTCCTTTCCAGAGGAGCATGTAAGACAATACTAATAGAGCCAACCAAGCAGAGGACACAACCAACAATCCCAAACATATGCAGTCTCTCCTTCAAAATAAAATGGGCTAACACTGCGCTGCAAAGGAAAACTATATGAGTTTTGAAACTAAAACGAGCTTTTCCGAGTCATATTTTACCCTAATAATGCTACATGATTACATACCTCACAATTATACTTAAAGCCCCCAGAGGAGTCACAAGAATTGCAGGGGCATACGCATAAGCAGCAAAGTTAGCTCCCTCTCCAACGATCACTACAAGCATACGTTAGTTTAGGATTACATAAAACTGTATCAGTAATGAACTAGAGACTCAAATAGAGATCAGAAGCAAGACTCGGCAATGAGAAGGCAGAACCAAGGTGCTACACTAAACTAGGCGTTACCTGGGGACTTGAAATGGCTTAGACTTACTCATAGGGTTAACACGACCTATGGATGGGGAAAGCAAGCGAGCTAACTATGCATCGGAAAGCAAGCTGTGGTCAATAAGCTATCCATTCTAGTTACTAAACATGTAGTTGTTATAACAGAGGTA
This portion of the Solanum pennellii chromosome 12, SPENNV200 genome encodes:
- the LOC107006705 gene encoding probable magnesium transporter NIPA2, with protein sequence MRGISDNVHGVILAISSSIFIGASFIIKKKGLKKAGATGGTRAGSGGHSYLLEPMWWAGMLTMIVGEGANFAAYAYAPAILVTPLGALSIIVSAVLAHFILKERLHMFGIVGCVLCLVGSISIVLHAPLERKIESVMDVWHLASEAGFIIYTCVVVVAVLVLIFRFVPKYGQRYMVIYIGICSLTGSLTVMGVKAVGIALKLTFEGKNQFKYYQTWLFTVFVIIFCLLQLNYLNKALDTFNTAVVSPVYYVMFTTLTILASMIMFKDWDHQTATQIITELCGFVTILSGTFLLHKTKDLGNSQSTNAILLPKNKDIESKATNENSKEIIEV